Proteins encoded by one window of Enterococcus faecalis:
- a CDS encoding YdcF family protein — protein MHWLKITSLSIVSFGFCILLILGLLIFTGKNTQPTDKPDAILILGARVLGTSKETALPSRVLQARLDVAIPYIKKHPETPVIVSGGQGADEPATEAAVMKQYLLNKGVPEKQILLENRATRTKENIVNSQKLLSFKRLVIVTSDFHMYRSQLLAKRAGISNVSGITAASSFPKDIKNFGRELLSLGYALLFDW, from the coding sequence ATGCATTGGTTAAAAATAACAAGTTTATCCATTGTCAGTTTTGGCTTTTGTATTCTTTTGATTTTAGGTCTACTTATTTTTACTGGCAAAAATACGCAACCCACCGATAAACCAGATGCTATTTTAATTTTAGGAGCCCGTGTTTTAGGGACGTCTAAAGAAACCGCACTGCCCAGCCGTGTTTTGCAAGCTCGGTTAGATGTGGCTATCCCCTATATTAAAAAACACCCCGAGACACCCGTTATTGTTAGCGGAGGGCAAGGAGCAGATGAGCCGGCTACGGAAGCCGCGGTTATGAAACAATACTTGCTAAATAAAGGTGTTCCAGAAAAACAGATTCTCTTAGAAAATCGTGCCACACGCACCAAAGAAAATATTGTCAATTCACAAAAACTCCTTTCTTTTAAACGGCTAGTGATTGTTACTAGTGACTTTCACATGTACCGCTCGCAACTTTTAGCCAAGCGAGCAGGCATCTCAAATGTTTCAGGCATCACTGCGGCTTCTTCTTTTCCAAAAGATATCAAAAATTTTGGTCGAGAGTTGCTTTCTTTAGGCTATGCCTTACTCTTTGATTGGTAA
- a CDS encoding endo-beta-N-acetylglucosaminidase: MGHQLSTHFFNKKTGIISTFLSLILLVGGLLFALPAFEVQAASTVTPKTVMYVEVNNHDFNNVGKYTLAGTNQPAFDMGIIFAANINYDTVNKKPYLYLNERVQQTLNEAETQIRPVQARGTKVLLSILGNHEGAGFANFPTYESADAFAAQLEQVVNTYHLDGIDFDDEYAEYGKNGTPQPNNSSFIWLLQALRNRLGNDKLITFYNIGPAAANSSANPQMSSLIDYAWNPYYSTWNPPQIAGMPASRLGASAVEVGVNQNLAAQYAKRTKAEQYGIYLMYNLPGKDSSAYISAATQELYGRKTNYSPTVPTP, from the coding sequence ATGGGGCATCAATTGAGCACTCATTTTTTTAACAAGAAAACAGGGATTATTTCAACTTTTTTAAGTTTGATACTTTTAGTCGGTGGGTTATTGTTTGCACTACCTGCATTTGAAGTACAAGCAGCATCAACTGTTACACCTAAAACAGTCATGTATGTAGAAGTAAACAACCACGATTTTAACAATGTGGGAAAATATACTTTAGCTGGAACCAATCAACCTGCTTTTGATATGGGGATTATTTTTGCAGCCAATATTAATTATGATACGGTCAATAAAAAACCTTACTTATATCTAAATGAACGGGTCCAACAAACTTTAAACGAAGCTGAAACACAAATTCGTCCAGTTCAAGCACGCGGCACTAAAGTCCTATTGTCTATTTTAGGCAACCATGAAGGCGCTGGCTTTGCTAACTTCCCAACTTACGAAAGTGCGGATGCCTTTGCAGCTCAATTAGAACAAGTCGTTAATACGTATCATTTAGATGGTATTGATTTTGATGATGAGTATGCTGAATACGGAAAAAATGGGACGCCTCAACCAAATAATTCTTCGTTCATTTGGTTACTTCAAGCCTTAAGAAATCGCTTAGGTAATGATAAATTAATTACTTTTTATAATATTGGACCAGCGGCTGCGAACTCTTCAGCTAATCCTCAAATGAGTTCTTTAATTGATTATGCTTGGAACCCTTATTATAGTACCTGGAATCCGCCACAAATTGCGGGGATGCCTGCTTCTCGTTTAGGTGCTTCTGCCGTTGAAGTTGGTGTCAATCAAAATCTAGCTGCGCAATATGCTAAACGTACAAAAGCGGAGCAATATGGTATTTATCTAATGTATAACCTCCCAGGAAAAGATTCATCTGCGTATATCTCGGCGGCGACACAAGAACTTTATGGTCGAAAAACGAACTATTCACCAACTGTTCCAACACCTTAA